One Triplophysa dalaica isolate WHDGS20190420 chromosome 1, ASM1584641v1, whole genome shotgun sequence DNA segment encodes these proteins:
- the LOC130410840 gene encoding calpain-5-like — protein sequence MPEKVRKFQGQCYHKLKKACLKRGALFQDPYFPPSAESLFYKRAPPPGVTWKRPKELCKDPRLFVDGISTRDLHQGSLGNCWMVAATSCLASEPSLWKKVIPDHAEQEWNPKRPHMYAGIFHFCFWRLGNWTDVVVDDRLPVSEDATLLFCRSATPWEFWSALLEKAYAKLNGCYEALEGGNTAEALVDFTGGVSEPLCLDQEKLMQHACQRRMLFQTLAYAHNHKALITCSIRPAEGEQVESVLDCGLIKGHAYGVTAVRKLRMSENQQVMCGTPHLFMVRMRNPWGTTDWKGAWSIGSPQWQHLGRKEREKIGLIVRDVGEFWMEFEDFCRYFTDMVLCKLPENNLFWQKTHWREVRCLGAWTYVPGVPLTPASAHLPIKTQKPSTGLLWSKQMPTQRRDQNEQKLSQKLKEGQTQGEKKRKRANQGVKERSLRVEHRPLKEKCVEKPEGLGETRLERQMDKRNRCGGCINHRDTFLYNPQFMFEIGGDGDEVLICLQQEDKRMKRREGRGENLPIGFEVLRVEVNRVWRVQCLCEQAASSVYMDSRSVTLRVTLGPGRYVIIPTTFQPGDTGQFLLRFFSRSHVYLRELKKEPPAPSLLHCCVPEPRAVTTVHLLRTSGFSKPKQTAPGVYAIIRCEEETIRTRIFQKDGSPEMNIKAIFYRRNPKSHISIELWKKGLLLDSFLGAAQLQTRGDERGRNRVIDLQGGQSRGCVFVETSSSQCLTDL from the exons ATGCCAGAGAAAGTGCGCAAGTTTCAGGGTCAGTGTTATCATAAACTGAAGAAGGCATGTTTGAAGAGAGGTGCTCTGTTCCAAGATCCATACTTTCCTCCCTCAGCTGAGTCATTGTTCTACAAAAGAGCGCCCCCTCCAGGAGTGACATGGAAAAGACCAAAG GAATTATGTAAGGACCCAAGACTATTTGTTGATGGAATCAGCACAAGAGATCTGCATCAGGGCAGCCTGGGTAACTGCTGGATGGTAGCTGCCACATCCTGTCTGGCATCAGAACCATCACTCTGGAAGAAG GTAATTCCTGACCATGCCGAACAGGAGTGGAACCCAAAACGCCCCCACATGTACGCTGGaatttttcacttttgtttcTGGCGGCTGGGAAATTGGACAGATGTTGTAGTGGATGATCGTTTACCTGTCAGTGAGGATGCAACACTGCTTTTCTGTCGTTCTGCAACCCCATGGGAATTTTGGAGTGCTTTGCTGGAGAAAGCCTATGCAAA ACTGAATGGATGCTATGAAGCTCTAGAGGGAGGAAATACTGCTGAAGCTCTGGTTGATTTTACGGGTGGTGTTTCTGAACCACTCTGTCTGGACCAAGAGAAACTGATGCAGCATGCTTGCCAGAGGAGGATGCTGTTCCAAACACTAGCCTATGCCCACAACCATAAAGCACTTATTACCTGTTCCATTCGG CCAGCAGAAGGCGAGCAAGTAGAATCAGTTCTGGATTGTGGACTGATAAAGGGCCATGCATATGGTGTGACTGCAGTCAGGAAACTCCGCATGTCAGAGAATCAACAAGTTATGTGTGGTACACCCCATTTATTTATGGTGCGGATGAGAAACCCATGGGGCACAACTGACTGGAAAGGAGCTTGGAGTATAGG ATCTCCTCAGTGGCAGCATCTCGGGcgcaaggagagagagaagattgGGCTTATAGTCAGAGATGTGGGAGAGTTTTG GATGGAGTTTGAAGACTTTTGCCGTTACTTCACAGATATGGTGTTATGCAAATTGCCGGAAAATAACcttttctggcaaaagacacACTGGAGGGAGGTTCGATGCCTGGGGGCATGGACATATGTACCTGGAGTTCCACTTACACCTGCTTCTGCCCATCTGCCCATCAAGACCCAGAAGCCTTCTACAGGACTCCTTTGGTCCAAACAAATGCCAACTCAAAGAAGAGATCAAAATGAACAGAAATTAAGCCAAAAATTGAAGGAGGGACAAACTCagggagaaaaaaagagaaaaagggcGAATCAAGGAGTGAAGGAAAGGTCATTGAGGGTAGAACATAGACCATTAAAAGAAAAGTGTGTGGAAAAGCCGGAGGGGTTAGGGGAGACAAGATTGGAGAGACAAATGGACAAAAGAAATCGATGTGGAGGGTGTATCAATCACAGAGACACGTTCCTATACAACCCCCAG TTCATGTTTGAAATTGGTGGAGATGGAGATGAGGTATTAATATGTCTGCAGCAAGAGGACAAGAGGATGAAAAGGAGGGAGGGAAGAGGGGAGAATTTACCGATTGGTTTTGAGGTTTTAAGG GTGGAGGTGAATCGCGTGTGGCGGGTACAGTGTTTATGTGAGCAAGCCGCTAGCTCAGTGTATATGGACTCTCGAAGTGTCACACTCCGTGTGACCCTTGGCCCTGGTCGATATGTTATCATCCCCACTACGTTCCAGCCTGGAGATACTGGACAGTTCCTACTCCGTTTTTTCTCACGCTCACATGTGTACCTCAg AGAGTTAAAGAAAGAACCGCCTGCTCCTTCGTTGTTGCATTGTTGTGTTCCAGAGCCAAGGGCGGTAACTACAGTCCATCTTCTAAGAACCTCTGGCTTCAGCAAGCCCAAACAAACAG CTCCTGGTGTGTATGCTATAATCCGGTGTGAAGAGGAGACTATCAGGACCCGAATTTTCCAAAAAGATGGAAGCCCTGAAATGAACATCAAAGCCATCTTTTACAGAAGGAATCCAAAATCCCATATCTCCATTGAG CTATGGAAAAAAGGTTTGCTGTTGGACTCATTTCTGGGAGCAGCCCAACTTCAGACAAGAGGTGATGAGCGAGGACGGAACAGAGTTATTGACTTGCAAGGTGGCCAGTCACGAGGATGTGTTTTTGTAGAGACTTCCTCAAGCCAGTGCCTCACTGACCTCTGA